In bacterium, the following are encoded in one genomic region:
- a CDS encoding type IX secretion system membrane protein PorP/SprF, whose protein sequence is MATKFRNIIFAILVILAGFSLSLSSYSKYLLLFNGDSRVNNIDYSVINPAVSGLIPNPSIVAMFRLPLAGIGESAQQGALALNYPFSFRDGVGFYIANSHIGAEKLLRLNLSYGHVFGKRLFGGLGLGMINSSFDLPPDEPLSQNNSALSPTISVGAIWKPMDKIMVAFSAVDVNSPNLALSNDGSGFPAMLFLGMSYKVSKFVEPNFSVAYRSKVIGDEANPIFDLSLRGKFYYDVVSWCLGVNSSKFYGGLNVKIPGIWQGIGISYSVEIPLESHLRHEGIMAHSFGLKINGPLLRVLNPDFSCDSLATKKTVLRGSKTEIKAFLSNKGKAGRRNIPVVFRVFEGGSWNLIYPIEVLPSLQPGQSRVLSKAWTPKKKGVDTIQVCINVNERVLPLIKPILKDSKLSNNCRKLAITVTAPPETVIIRPLYTKLSATQMLVKVEEEPLVPVVFFDFNGDSLDSIAIHVITAYAARLSKNPDAKIIVFGFAESTETDPQNLAKRRAKRVHELFERLGVGEQVKISEEHDYLKPRVSPQIENPDPRIAQENRRVEFKVALDEKPKSISEAVELMRRNPEFVLVFLVPKGRVPFLQADSLRRMLVTENTNLSQRIVIEPVETLKVRSFIIDPDGILYRPRERFPFCEKWTNPQPNQNSIEIETKVGKVHDWKLSIFEVGNKSSATLASGKGSPPEQILWDWTLDGKNLIAPKTKYLLSMTIRTEDGTKTFLSTDTVWLIPREHSETVENMFIVEFVFDESEPLSRYLERRLFNFARLLVARADSGYEQWAQVQGHTDDIGPLRRNMKLSRMRAKREYEILRRYVSYFAGVSENQLDKWLANHKVSISFEGYGYSHPYRLKDELLGDNSSPYGRNINRRVMLEYRYRK, encoded by the coding sequence ATGGCGACAAAATTTAGAAATATAATTTTTGCAATCTTAGTTATTTTGGCAGGTTTTAGTTTGAGCCTATCATCTTACTCTAAGTATCTATTATTATTTAACGGTGATTCGAGAGTTAACAATATCGATTATTCTGTCATTAATCCTGCTGTGTCGGGTTTGATTCCAAATCCATCCATCGTTGCTATGTTTCGTCTTCCATTAGCAGGAATAGGTGAATCTGCTCAACAGGGTGCATTGGCGCTAAACTATCCATTTTCTTTTCGTGACGGCGTAGGTTTTTACATTGCGAATAGCCATATTGGCGCCGAAAAACTTCTTCGGCTGAATCTTAGTTATGGACATGTATTCGGGAAGCGATTGTTTGGTGGATTAGGACTTGGTATGATAAATAGCTCTTTCGATTTACCGCCGGATGAACCTCTTAGCCAGAATAACTCCGCGCTTTCGCCGACAATATCTGTTGGCGCAATATGGAAGCCAATGGATAAAATAATGGTAGCTTTCTCAGCTGTGGATGTGAATTCACCAAACCTTGCCTTAAGCAATGACGGCTCAGGATTTCCAGCAATGCTTTTTCTTGGCATGAGCTACAAAGTTTCGAAATTCGTGGAGCCAAATTTCTCTGTGGCTTATCGCAGCAAGGTAATTGGAGATGAAGCAAATCCAATCTTTGACCTATCCCTGAGGGGCAAGTTTTACTACGATGTCGTTTCATGGTGTTTGGGAGTTAATTCATCCAAATTTTATGGGGGGTTGAATGTCAAGATTCCGGGCATATGGCAAGGAATTGGTATATCTTACTCGGTTGAGATTCCGCTTGAAAGCCATCTTCGCCATGAAGGCATAATGGCTCATAGTTTCGGGCTGAAAATAAATGGTCCCCTGCTGAGGGTTTTGAATCCTGACTTTTCCTGTGATTCACTCGCAACCAAAAAAACTGTATTAAGAGGAAGTAAGACGGAAATAAAAGCTTTTCTTTCTAATAAAGGTAAAGCGGGAAGGAGAAATATTCCGGTCGTATTTCGGGTTTTCGAGGGTGGAAGCTGGAATCTTATTTATCCTATTGAGGTTTTGCCGTCTTTGCAACCGGGACAATCGAGGGTGTTGAGCAAAGCGTGGACGCCGAAAAAGAAAGGTGTCGATACGATTCAGGTTTGCATAAATGTTAACGAGCGCGTGTTGCCGCTGATAAAGCCAATACTTAAGGATAGTAAGCTATCCAACAATTGTAGAAAGTTAGCAATTACTGTCACTGCGCCACCAGAAACTGTCATCATAAGACCACTTTACACAAAACTTTCCGCTACCCAGATGCTCGTTAAAGTGGAGGAGGAACCACTTGTGCCCGTAGTGTTCTTCGACTTTAACGGTGATTCACTTGATTCCATCGCAATTCATGTGATAACTGCTTATGCTGCTCGTCTATCGAAAAATCCTGACGCTAAAATTATTGTGTTCGGTTTCGCTGAGTCCACGGAAACTGACCCACAGAACCTCGCTAAAAGACGAGCCAAAAGGGTTCACGAGCTTTTCGAGAGACTTGGCGTTGGGGAACAGGTCAAAATTTCGGAGGAACATGACTATCTTAAGCCGCGAGTAAGTCCCCAAATCGAAAATCCTGACCCCCGCATAGCCCAGGAGAACAGGCGTGTAGAATTTAAAGTTGCTCTGGATGAAAAGCCAAAGTCAATAAGCGAGGCTGTTGAGCTCATGAGGAGGAATCCAGAGTTCGTGCTGGTTTTCCTTGTGCCAAAGGGTAGAGTTCCTTTTTTGCAGGCGGATTCGTTAAGGCGCATGTTAGTGACGGAAAATACCAATCTTTCCCAGAGAATCGTTATTGAACCCGTTGAAACCCTGAAAGTGCGCTCTTTTATAATTGACCCCGATGGAATACTTTATCGTCCTCGTGAAAGATTCCCGTTCTGTGAGAAATGGACCAATCCACAGCCCAACCAGAATAGTATTGAAATCGAAACGAAAGTGGGGAAAGTGCACGACTGGAAACTCTCAATTTTTGAGGTTGGCAATAAATCTTCGGCTACTTTGGCCTCAGGCAAGGGATCACCACCTGAGCAGATACTCTGGGACTGGACTCTTGACGGGAAAAACCTTATAGCTCCAAAAACTAAATATTTGTTGTCGATGACCATTAGGACAGAGGACGGCACGAAAACATTCTTATCCACTGATACTGTATGGTTGATTCCGCGGGAGCATTCGGAAACGGTTGAGAATATGTTCATCGTTGAGTTCGTTTTCGACGAGAGTGAACCACTTTCAAGGTATCTGGAAAGGCGGCTTTTCAACTTTGCGAGACTTCTCGTTGCGAGGGCTGACTCCGGTTACGAGCAATGGGCACAGGTTCAGGGGCATACTGATGACATAGGCCCACTCAGGAGGAACATGAAACTTTCCCGAATGAGAGCCAAAAGGGAGTACGAGATATTGCGAAGGTATGTCTCATATTTTGCTGGGGTATCGGAGAACCAGCTTGACAAATGGCTTGCGAATCATAAAGTTTCCATTTCATTTGAGGGATATGGTTATTCGCATCCTTACAGACTTAAAGATGAACTTCTTGGAGATAATAGCTCACCGTATGGAAGGAACATCAATAGAAGAGTAATGCTTGAGTATCGGTATAGAAAGTAA
- a CDS encoding dihydroorotate dehydrogenase: MNVSLETELGDLTLKNPIILASGTAGFGIELAETIDLSKIGAIVTKTLTASPREGNPPPRIWETECGMINSIGLENPGIDLFVKEIAQQLEDIDTKIVVSIGGENEEEFAELAHKIDSIEHIAAIELNLSCPNVKRGGIQFGQNPRLVEKVVLMVKKNTDKPIWAKLTPQVSDIVEIAKAAEEGGASAVVVGNTIPAMAIDIWSGKPRLGAITGGLSGPAIRPVAVALVFKLYGKIGIPIIGCGGVTKPEDAVELMLAGASAVQIGTATFIDHKLPEKTTDFIANYLEKKSKTKIGQIIGKVIID, from the coding sequence ATGAATGTTTCCCTTGAGACCGAATTAGGAGACTTAACCCTTAAAAACCCGATAATATTAGCATCAGGCACTGCCGGTTTCGGCATAGAACTTGCCGAAACTATTGACCTATCAAAAATAGGAGCTATAGTCACAAAAACATTAACGGCTTCCCCACGCGAAGGGAATCCGCCACCTCGAATATGGGAAACTGAGTGTGGAATGATAAATTCAATAGGTCTTGAAAATCCCGGCATTGACCTGTTTGTAAAGGAGATCGCTCAGCAACTCGAAGATATCGACACCAAAATTGTGGTCAGCATAGGCGGCGAGAACGAAGAAGAATTTGCGGAATTGGCTCACAAAATCGATAGCATAGAACACATTGCTGCCATCGAACTAAACCTTTCGTGTCCCAATGTCAAGCGTGGGGGGATACAGTTTGGGCAAAATCCACGACTCGTCGAAAAAGTCGTTCTAATGGTTAAGAAAAACACCGATAAGCCAATCTGGGCTAAACTTACGCCACAGGTTTCCGACATCGTTGAGATAGCCAAGGCTGCGGAAGAAGGCGGTGCATCAGCAGTTGTAGTTGGAAACACAATCCCGGCAATGGCTATAGATATATGGAGCGGGAAACCTCGCTTGGGTGCCATAACAGGTGGATTATCCGGGCCTGCGATTCGCCCTGTCGCTGTCGCGCTTGTTTTCAAACTTTATGGCAAAATAGGAATACCCATAATAGGATGCGGCGGCGTAACCAAGCCGGAGGACGCTGTGGAACTAATGCTCGCGGGCGCAAGTGCTGTCCAAATCGGAACTGCAACATTCATCGATCATAAACTCCCCGAAAAAACAACGGACTTCATAGCAAACTATCTGGAGAAAAAAAGTAAAACGAAAATCGGCCAAATAATAGGAAAGGTAATCATAGACTGA
- a CDS encoding DUF721 domain-containing protein — MQGPEKIGDFLESALRSMGIWDEVQDAKILIDWEEIVGEKLAKVAKPVRFEDGELWIAVEDPSWRNEIFNIRDAIIKKINDKLGKELIKKLWIVK; from the coding sequence TTGCAAGGACCCGAAAAAATAGGGGATTTCCTGGAATCAGCTTTAAGAAGCATGGGAATATGGGACGAAGTACAGGACGCAAAAATACTCATCGACTGGGAAGAGATAGTGGGAGAAAAACTGGCAAAAGTAGCTAAACCGGTGAGGTTTGAAGACGGTGAACTATGGATTGCTGTCGAAGACCCAAGCTGGCGAAACGAGATATTCAACATAAGGGACGCGATAATAAAAAAAATAAACGATAAACTTGGAAAAGAACTAATAAAGAAGCTATGGATAGTGAAATGA
- the recF gene encoding DNA replication and repair protein RecF (All proteins in this family for which functions are known are DNA-binding proteins that assist the filamentation of RecA onto DNA for the initiation of recombination or recombinational repair.): protein MLANLKLKNFRNYEHAEISLSPTLNIITAPNGYGKTNLLEAIYLCGFGKSFRGINQRFVNFDAEFARIEASAPERTKITIVIQADGTKKITLNEKGINKLSELLGYFPITYIGPGEIAVVSGPPSIRRKMMDAHICQFDPIYTETLISYHKILKRRNAALKGIAEQTIAGGMILLDTLEDQLANYGARIIAERMKFLDAISPLAADFFSTIHGEKAPEIKFIYQSTIQIPQDITKLTTALKAALESMRRRDLALFSTTIGPHRDDFTIVIDGLPARRFASWGQSRMISLAIYFSAAKLTGDKSRKIPTVLLDDALAELDPERARNALEIAPTVAQVVAVTPHEMPEVNAVKTKKFRMPEPGKIEEESCKDPKK from the coding sequence ATGCTCGCGAATTTAAAACTCAAAAACTTCAGAAACTACGAACACGCGGAAATATCACTATCCCCTACACTAAACATAATAACCGCTCCAAATGGCTACGGAAAAACGAATTTACTTGAGGCAATCTACCTTTGCGGTTTCGGAAAATCATTCAGAGGAATAAATCAGCGCTTCGTCAACTTCGATGCGGAATTCGCCAGAATAGAAGCGAGCGCCCCAGAAAGAACGAAAATAACCATAGTTATTCAAGCCGACGGCACGAAAAAGATAACGCTTAATGAAAAAGGCATAAATAAGCTTTCCGAGCTTCTGGGTTACTTTCCCATAACCTACATAGGACCAGGCGAAATAGCCGTTGTATCAGGTCCACCTTCCATAAGGCGAAAGATGATGGACGCTCACATATGCCAGTTCGACCCGATATATACCGAAACTCTAATTAGCTACCATAAGATACTTAAAAGAAGGAATGCTGCGCTTAAAGGCATAGCAGAACAAACTATAGCAGGCGGAATGATTTTGCTGGACACTCTTGAAGACCAGCTCGCTAACTATGGAGCCAGAATAATAGCCGAAAGGATGAAATTTCTGGACGCAATATCGCCGCTTGCCGCAGATTTCTTTTCCACCATACACGGTGAAAAAGCCCCGGAGATAAAATTCATTTATCAGAGCACGATTCAGATTCCGCAGGATATAACGAAACTTACGACAGCTCTAAAAGCAGCTCTTGAGAGCATGCGTAGGCGCGACTTAGCACTTTTCTCAACGACTATAGGTCCTCACCGAGACGATTTTACCATAGTTATAGATGGTCTTCCAGCACGCAGATTCGCGTCGTGGGGGCAATCGAGGATGATATCGCTTGCGATATACTTTAGTGCGGCTAAATTAACTGGTGACAAGTCGAGAAAAATTCCTACGGTACTTCTTGACGATGCACTCGCTGAGCTCGACCCAGAAAGGGCGAGGAATGCACTTGAAATAGCGCCTACTGTAGCACAGGTCGTCGCAGTTACGCCTCATGAAATGCCGGAAGTAAACGCAGTAAAAACCAAAAAGTTCAGGATGCCAGAACCCGGAAAAATCGAGGAGGAAAGTTGCAAGGACCCGAAAAAATAG
- a CDS encoding biopolymer transporter ExbD, translated as MSLREKYQPSSQLNLTSMVDIIFMLLIIVIITAPLMHAQVDLSLPKSSAAKVADESTITISIKRDGSVFLGNTRVSIEKLPRLLWKLRQERRLTSVALRADEKVEYGIVMEVIGAIKDAGIEDLGLVALPKKTK; from the coding sequence ATGAGTTTAAGAGAAAAATATCAACCGTCATCTCAGCTTAACCTGACATCCATGGTGGACATAATATTCATGCTCCTTATAATAGTCATCATTACAGCGCCGCTCATGCATGCGCAGGTTGACCTATCCTTGCCTAAATCGTCTGCGGCTAAAGTGGCTGATGAAAGCACCATAACCATATCAATAAAACGGGACGGAAGTGTTTTCCTTGGCAATACCCGCGTATCTATAGAAAAACTTCCGAGACTCTTGTGGAAACTAAGGCAGGAAAGGCGGCTTACATCAGTGGCTCTGAGAGCCGACGAAAAAGTAGAGTACGGCATCGTAATGGAAGTAATAGGTGCTATAAAAGATGCTGGTATCGAGGACTTGGGACTCGTCGCTCTTCCAAAAAAGACAAAATAA
- a CDS encoding HEAT repeat domain-containing protein, producing the protein MNSEGQILLTILTLSMMAGAFEPADSFPPAIDSVAWAYIDTAMLISGTSRLDAEFEKKWATDTLFRLPIVTRILDHPLELPETLDSWTKFLLEKKNEPTRIAWWLYELLDTNIDVKAREKITRKIDAGAQSIRFPDVPKTYETALAYIISSFDVAAEYREKALSEMPEKSIDSLLLLLPTFWTDDEDTLADTLQCYYLKLLGHECDTSLEVHLDSLYELMHNFKLQEFAKASFAVFYGAQKALKTLLADTSLPTLDKPVYITTKWGNVVLGTKNTDILGDATVIIDPGGSDFYTGEFAGGVLGKTPFSVVIDISGNDRYDSRGDIVAQGAGVFGVGVLLDYQGDDVYLASHYSQGAGLFGAGLLVDYAGDDQYSGGVFVQGAGNFGIGAIIDLSGDDKYNAYAYAQAFSGPKGAGLIADYDGSDLYYCGAKYSHKPLVPLDYHSFAQGFSIGWRPDVSGGIGLLFDKKGNDTYTAGVYSQGSSYWYSMGAIIDNDGNDVHTSVYYPQGSGIHLSIGALVDRGGDDIYVSRYGPGQGSAHDYSVAFFSDYRGDDIYVIDGGNGNAITNSFALFVDRNGDDLYAKRFSRSDNFGKAKPARGTGSFGLFLDLEGPDQYSENSPARNDAYWFQGDVGVGLDIPGEPFPNPIKELAEKEAEEEEKDTIRTIEEIFNDACAWAVGSAQLKAKKAFQELLDSAEAAAKYICEHQLGTKSSLRLRTIKNFCKKKPELMRPCLFKALHDENRRRRGNAIYLFGEMHDTLAVDSLIALLGDKKTRLSAISALGKIKDTSATLPIMKWRDEKRQAGRYIVAKALAEIGDPRALPVLIDFLDDDYLVVRLAAQYGLVKMYKNSFDTLIKILPNSDLPKKLHIIRALSSICKKMRQDSSLTNYIVDTKIAAVKKALLPLLDSDDRSVRSYTIRALASIGGEATMKLMQQKYELETDPYVRSIYRSALEQIGTIEK; encoded by the coding sequence ATGAATTCAGAGGGTCAAATTTTACTAACAATATTGACCCTAAGCATGATGGCAGGCGCATTTGAGCCTGCCGATTCTTTTCCGCCCGCGATCGACTCAGTAGCGTGGGCATATATCGACACCGCAATGCTTATATCGGGCACCTCAAGGCTCGACGCTGAATTCGAGAAAAAGTGGGCAACAGACACATTATTCAGACTACCTATAGTCACGCGAATTCTCGACCACCCACTTGAACTGCCGGAAACGCTCGACTCGTGGACAAAATTTTTGCTTGAAAAAAAGAACGAGCCCACAAGAATCGCATGGTGGCTTTATGAGTTGCTCGATACAAATATCGATGTAAAAGCTCGCGAAAAAATTACCAGAAAAATCGATGCAGGGGCACAGTCAATAAGGTTCCCCGATGTACCTAAGACATACGAAACCGCACTTGCATATATTATATCCTCATTTGATGTTGCTGCTGAGTACCGCGAGAAAGCACTCAGCGAAATGCCTGAAAAATCTATAGACTCGCTGCTTTTGCTTCTTCCAACATTCTGGACTGACGACGAGGACACGCTGGCCGATACCTTACAATGCTATTACCTGAAATTGCTTGGTCACGAGTGTGATACATCACTTGAGGTGCATCTTGACTCGCTTTACGAACTTATGCACAACTTCAAACTGCAAGAGTTCGCAAAAGCCTCATTCGCTGTTTTCTATGGCGCACAAAAAGCGTTAAAAACTTTACTTGCGGACACATCGCTTCCTACACTCGATAAGCCCGTATACATAACGACTAAGTGGGGCAATGTGGTCTTGGGGACTAAAAACACAGACATTCTTGGCGATGCGACAGTAATAATAGACCCGGGCGGAAGTGACTTTTATACCGGAGAGTTCGCTGGTGGGGTCCTCGGGAAAACGCCCTTTTCCGTGGTTATTGACATTTCGGGAAACGACAGGTATGATTCCCGAGGAGACATTGTGGCGCAAGGTGCTGGCGTGTTTGGTGTCGGTGTCCTTCTCGATTATCAAGGGGACGATGTGTACCTTGCAAGCCATTATTCACAGGGTGCAGGGCTTTTCGGGGCCGGGTTACTCGTAGATTATGCTGGCGATGACCAATACAGCGGCGGCGTATTCGTTCAAGGTGCAGGGAATTTCGGGATAGGAGCTATTATTGACCTAAGTGGCGACGACAAATACAACGCTTATGCCTATGCTCAGGCGTTTTCAGGTCCTAAAGGCGCAGGGCTAATAGCCGACTACGACGGCTCTGACCTGTACTACTGTGGTGCCAAATATTCCCACAAACCACTTGTACCGCTCGACTACCACTCTTTCGCCCAAGGGTTCAGTATAGGCTGGCGTCCCGATGTTTCGGGAGGAATCGGACTGCTTTTCGATAAAAAAGGGAATGACACATACACAGCAGGCGTTTACAGCCAGGGTTCCAGTTATTGGTATTCAATGGGAGCAATAATAGACAATGACGGAAATGATGTCCATACCTCTGTATATTACCCACAAGGTTCAGGAATACATCTTTCTATTGGGGCATTGGTTGACCGTGGCGGCGATGATATTTATGTTTCGCGATACGGTCCTGGACAGGGCTCAGCACACGATTATTCGGTAGCTTTCTTCTCCGATTACCGCGGTGATGATATATATGTTATAGATGGTGGTAACGGCAATGCGATAACAAACTCATTCGCACTTTTCGTTGACCGTAATGGAGATGACCTTTATGCAAAAAGATTCTCTCGTTCGGATAATTTCGGTAAAGCAAAGCCGGCGCGCGGAACGGGAAGCTTTGGACTGTTCCTTGACCTTGAGGGTCCGGATCAGTACTCAGAAAACTCACCTGCGAGAAACGACGCATACTGGTTCCAAGGAGATGTTGGAGTCGGGCTTGACATACCAGGCGAGCCATTTCCAAATCCTATAAAAGAACTTGCTGAGAAAGAGGCTGAGGAAGAGGAAAAAGACACCATCCGCACTATTGAAGAAATTTTTAACGATGCGTGCGCATGGGCTGTGGGCTCAGCTCAGTTAAAGGCGAAAAAGGCATTTCAGGAATTGCTCGACTCCGCCGAAGCCGCAGCAAAGTACATTTGCGAACACCAACTGGGAACCAAGTCAAGTCTGCGCCTCAGAACCATAAAAAACTTCTGCAAAAAGAAACCCGAGCTTATGCGCCCATGCCTGTTCAAGGCTCTTCACGATGAGAACAGGAGAAGAAGAGGCAACGCTATATATTTGTTCGGCGAAATGCACGATACTCTTGCGGTGGATTCCCTTATAGCGCTGCTCGGCGATAAAAAAACCAGACTCTCAGCCATATCAGCACTTGGCAAGATTAAGGATACCTCAGCAACGCTTCCCATTATGAAGTGGCGGGATGAAAAGAGACAAGCCGGACGATACATAGTAGCAAAAGCTCTGGCAGAAATTGGCGACCCAAGAGCTCTGCCTGTTTTAATCGACTTTCTTGACGATGATTATCTGGTTGTAAGACTTGCCGCGCAGTATGGACTCGTAAAAATGTACAAAAACTCCTTCGACACCCTAATAAAAATTCTTCCGAACTCCGACCTGCCTAAAAAACTACACATAATAAGAGCACTAAGCAGCATTTGCAAAAAAATGAGGCAAGATAGCAGCCTGACCAACTACATCGTGGACACGAAAATCGCTGCTGTTAAAAAAGCGCTTCTCCCATTGCTCGACAGCGACGACAGAAGCGTTCGCAGCTATACTATAAGAGCGCTTGCATCCATAGGCGGAGAGGCAACTATGAAACTAATGCAGCAGAAATACGAACTTGAAACCGACCCGTATGTTCGTTCTATATACAGAAGTGCACTGGAACAAATTGGGACAATCGAAAAATGA
- a CDS encoding MotA/TolQ/ExbB proton channel family protein — protein sequence MAQFIEMFRQCSALSKGIILLLIVISVYCWGVMIYKWRRFSKIRKQNRILSKKIGNLPIGEIFNMSLNPSDNPIVRLVSALVSESRVEQYQDNQGFTRTRRILPPIDALRERLDAEAEAILASEESRIDFLATTATVAPFLGLLGTVLGITQSFWEIGKQSSTNIAVVAPGLAEALITTIVGLIVAIPAAIGYNWLRGYLRDMATELHHFSRHILAKISAQKS from the coding sequence ATGGCACAGTTCATAGAAATGTTTCGACAGTGTAGCGCTCTTTCAAAAGGTATAATTCTGCTTCTCATCGTTATTTCAGTCTACTGCTGGGGTGTCATGATTTACAAATGGCGACGATTCAGCAAAATAAGAAAGCAAAACAGAATCCTTTCAAAGAAAATCGGCAATCTTCCCATAGGCGAGATATTCAACATGTCCCTGAATCCATCTGATAATCCAATCGTTCGGCTTGTATCCGCTCTCGTTAGCGAGTCAAGAGTCGAACAATACCAAGATAATCAAGGATTCACGCGAACAAGAAGGATACTTCCCCCGATAGATGCCTTGCGCGAAAGGCTTGACGCTGAAGCTGAGGCTATACTCGCATCTGAGGAATCAAGAATAGACTTTCTGGCAACCACTGCTACAGTCGCGCCCTTCTTGGGGTTGCTTGGGACAGTTCTGGGCATAACACAAAGTTTCTGGGAGATAGGCAAGCAAAGTTCAACCAACATCGCTGTGGTGGCACCGGGCCTGGCTGAGGCTCTCATAACAACGATAGTAGGGCTTATAGTCGCTATCCCAGCTGCTATAGGCTACAATTGGCTCAGAGGATACCTAAGGGACATGGCTACCGAACTTCACCACTTCTCGCGCCACATTTTGGCAAAAATTTCAGCACAAAAAAGTTAG
- a CDS encoding DUF362 domain-containing protein yields the protein MKSKVAVIRTKPETVIEDIQRLCELGGLGESLDKSSQTILKDNISWHLPFPGANTTPWQLEGTVIALRNMGFEDLVAVENNTVVTNPFKGEKLLLFDVVYKKYGIPILYNFRDIKWVHYEPKFKTHALHKVYDGNIFLPEFFFGKNIVHLPTMKTHIYTTTTGAMKNAFGGLLNTKRHYTHTWIHETLVDLLHIQKEIHTGLFAIMDGTTSGEGPGPRTMIPHVTNVILASSDMVAIDAVAAKLMGFDPMSIKYIALATEDGLGTGRLDEIEIVGDDVSDLKLNYKVGDNLASMVGDTLWFGPLKWAQWLFFRTPMVYIFVFGSFIYHDYIWYPLVGRKRFLNWLKETDWGKLMIKYAEEQEKITGEKVQWTKYL from the coding sequence ATGAAATCTAAAGTAGCAGTTATAAGGACAAAGCCAGAAACAGTTATTGAGGATATCCAGCGTTTATGCGAGCTAGGGGGGTTGGGCGAATCCCTTGATAAATCGAGCCAAACGATACTTAAAGATAATATCTCGTGGCATCTACCCTTTCCTGGCGCCAACACAACACCATGGCAGCTTGAGGGAACGGTTATCGCGCTGAGGAACATGGGTTTCGAAGACCTGGTCGCTGTGGAAAACAACACAGTAGTAACAAACCCGTTCAAAGGCGAAAAACTTTTGCTTTTCGATGTGGTATACAAGAAATACGGTATACCAATTTTGTACAACTTCAGGGACATCAAATGGGTCCATTACGAACCTAAATTCAAAACTCATGCGCTCCACAAGGTTTACGACGGCAACATATTTCTTCCCGAGTTCTTTTTCGGAAAAAATATCGTTCATCTTCCGACGATGAAAACCCACATATACACTACGACTACTGGTGCAATGAAAAATGCGTTTGGCGGACTTCTTAACACCAAGCGGCACTACACACACACCTGGATTCACGAAACTTTGGTTGACCTTCTTCACATTCAAAAAGAAATCCACACCGGGCTCTTCGCAATCATGGACGGAACGACTTCCGGCGAGGGTCCTGGACCAAGGACTATGATACCACATGTCACGAATGTTATACTGGCAAGCTCTGACATGGTGGCTATCGATGCTGTTGCAGCAAAGCTCATGGGATTTGACCCAATGAGCATAAAATACATTGCACTTGCCACAGAGGATGGCTTGGGCACAGGGCGCCTCGATGAAATCGAAATAGTGGGCGATGATGTTTCGGACTTAAAACTCAACTACAAAGTCGGCGACAATCTTGCGTCAATGGTTGGTGATACATTGTGGTTTGGACCGCTGAAATGGGCACAATGGCTCTTTTTCAGAACACCTATGGTTTACATTTTCGTTTTTGGCTCGTTCATCTACCACGACTACATATGGTATCCACTCGTTGGACGAAAAAGATTTCTCAACTGGCTAAAAGAAACGGATTGGGGCAAGCTGATGATTAAGTATGCCGAAGAGCAGGAGAAAATAACGGGCGAAAAGGTCCAGTGGACAAAGTATTTGTAG
- a CDS encoding Fe-S-containing hydro-lyase, translating to MSPRRIITPLTDDVVRSLHAGDEVLISGVIYTARDSAHKRLVEMLERGEELPFPLEGAIIYYVGPAPAPPGKPIGSAGPTTSYRMDPYAPALIEKGLKGMIGKGPRGEEVVEAMKKYGAVYFAATGGAAALIAKSIKQAEVIAFPELLSEAVRKLVVEDFPAIVAQDSFGGNIFEEGVKKYRKVSY from the coding sequence ATGTCACCCCGAAGAATTATCACTCCTTTAACAGATGATGTAGTCAGGAGTCTTCATGCTGGTGATGAGGTGTTAATTTCTGGTGTTATTTACACAGCTCGTGATAGTGCACACAAAAGGCTTGTTGAAATGCTCGAGCGAGGTGAGGAGCTTCCGTTCCCGCTTGAGGGGGCGATAATTTACTATGTTGGTCCGGCACCAGCACCACCAGGAAAACCTATAGGTTCGGCTGGCCCGACAACAAGTTATAGAATGGACCCATATGCTCCTGCGCTTATCGAAAAGGGGCTTAAAGGAATGATCGGTAAAGGACCGAGGGGGGAGGAAGTAGTGGAGGCAATGAAAAAGTATGGAGCAGTTTATTTTGCCGCTACTGGTGGAGCAGCTGCTCTTATTGCAAAATCTATAAAGCAGGCCGAGGTGATTGCTTTCCCGGAACTCCTCTCTGAAGCTGTTAGAAAACTCGTGGTAGAGGATTTTCCCGCTATAGTGGCTCAGGACTCATTTGGTGGCAACATTTTCGAGGAAGGCGTAAAAAAGTACAGGAAGGTAAGTTACTGA